The Trichoderma asperellum chromosome 6, complete sequence region CCGATTTGTCAACTTCCGATTGAGAGCCGCCGCCCTGTTGTTTGGAGCATTAGTGATCTGATACAGATAGCAATATTCTTACGATGAGCAACACTCACCGCATTGGGCCTGAAAGCTTGAACCATGACCCATCTcgatttcctcttttgcAACTCGGACATGGCACCTTGAGCGGCAACCGATAAATCCACTCTGTGGCCTTCCTCGCTATCAGCCGATGCCTTGGGCGCAGCTTCTTGTTTGGTAATCTTTTGAAGCTGCGTCGTAAATTGGGTGGCCATAAAATCGATGGCAGGGAAATAATCCAAGACAGCTTTGAGAACGGTAATGGCATTTCTGATGTGCATCCACTCCGTCCCGGCCAAACAACTTTTCAGTGCCGTATTCAAGTTCTTATGCCAACGGAACAAGAGATCTTTGAACTGAGCATGCTCCATCAAAGTATCCGGTTCCCCGTCCTCCTTGAGACTGACAGCGAATCCAAGATATGGCCGGTCGCTAGGCCCCTTGCCTTCCTTATCATACGCGCCTAAACGAGGCTGATCTTTGTTGTGTCTACCTTTCTCAGTCGTCTCGTTCTTGTGCCATCTGGATAGATCTCGGAGTATCAAGTTGATAAATCTCCCAAGATATTCAGCCTCTCTGACAGAGCTGGTGAAGATTAGCGATCGCAACCGGTTGGCGTTGAAGAGTCGGTCATAAAGCGACATGAGCTTGAAGTTTGGCGCTCTCAGTTCGTGTAGTGCAATGATAAACTTATACGTGTACTCGGTGTCTGCTGGGGACAACAGAGCTCTGGGGAGGAAACATTGCTCTAGTAAAATATCGGAGAGGCTGTCAGTCTTGATTTTAGGGTCGGGGCATATAGACTGGAACTGCTCGGCTAAGCATTCCATCCATTTGGTTTTTCGTTGGCGGTGTTCCTTGAGCTCCATAGAGAGGCTGAGCTGCTGTTTCAAGAGTTCCTGtctcttttcattctttcgCTCTTGGCCTCTGCGGGACATGTCCGAACGATCTCTAAGAATAGCTTGGCCTTCACTCTCGAGTcgatccttctcctctttgtaCATGTCTTCAGGACAAAAGAGGTCGCCGAGCTGTAGAGCCCAGAAAACAGAATAGAGTTCCGGGTTCATCTTTTGCCAGACTTCTGGTCGCACGGTCTCTTTCACAACTTCAACTATAGGCTGTAGAGGGGTAAGTGTCAATGACACATCGTCGAGTTTCTGTTTGTACTTCACATCAGTTGTCGCACGTGGGCCAGGGGAGGCGTCATCATTTCCCACCTGTTCATCATTTGCGGAGGCTGCCAGACCCGACTTGTCTTTGGATTCGTCGCTCATAGGAACATCTCCCTCCTTGTCAGTAGCTTCCCGCTGTGTAGACTGTGGGTtctcttttgtattttcCGCTTCCCTCTGACCCCAAGGATAAAGTCGGTGTGAGAGGCTAGATCTGCCAATCAAGAAGGCAATGCTGGTGTCCAATCCATATGAACCAATCAATTCATTAATTGAGGGAACCAAGGCATCAAACGCTGAAGGATCAAGGTTGCTCCAGATAAAATCAAGATACTGTATGAGAATCTGGTGAGAGTCGTCTATGAGGGCGGACAAGTATTTGATATGGGCTTCATCTTCGGGGACTTGATATATGGCTGACTGGCGATACTGTGCGAGATTAAGGAGCAGACGGGCAGCGAGCTTTGATTCGGTGAGGGCTAGTATAAGCCTCTTGGAGCTCTTAACACTGTCAAAACGCTTGTCTTGGCCTCGAATCAATGTATGGCGACGCAGTCGTTCTCCACCGGCCATGGACAGAACCTGAGCATCGGTAAAGTCTACTGAGTCGACAATGCCGCCCATAGACGTGATAAATTCCTTCAGAATGATCAAATCGGTTGAATTACCTCGTTGAAGCTGATCATTGACGTATTGAAGGACAGGAATGGGATTGATGGCCGAGTAGCGCTTGAAAATTTTACCCGAGAACCTTGACAGGGCTTGGAGCCATTTGCTGGTTGTAAGTGCATGGTCGGCCTGTGTGCGACTTCGAGATTTGCCAAGGGAGTTCATCAAAGACCAGACGAGGACGTCGTAGGAAAGGTCGGTAAAATATTTGGCACATTCGACAAACCCTTCTATCAGGTTGGGGTAAGATTCAAGTTGTTCAAATGCAACCCGAAAGACAACTCCAGGGGAAGAATAACTTGTTTTGGCCAGTTGCTTAGCCATTTCACTTATGTTTGTAAGCGACACACGCTTCATAGTTCCTCGTGTCTCTGCAGTAGCACGAGCAAACGCTGAACGCATGGCGGGTAAGCGAGATATCTGCCCCTCAAACCATTCTGCGTATATGGAGTATCGTGTAGTCAGTGGATACCTGCGGAGCATGTCCCAAACAGCGTTGACAACGGATACATTGGCTTTTGTATGGCTGAGGGCCGGCACTAGGAGCCTGCGAAGAAGGTCATGCCATCGAGCAAAGTTAGACTCAGATGTATCCTCACTCAAACTTTTATTTCCAATGCTAGCCAGCTTGGAGAGAAGAGTTTCATCCTTGCCAATGCTTACACCAGAAATGTTGAGGAAGGTGTTGCATAAAGTGAAGACGTCATCCACAGTCTGACAGACCGGAATGTTATCCGCCCATTCATCCCAGTAGAATCGGTAATTTTGGCTCTCGTTAGTATCCCATTTATCCGGATATGGCCATCGCCAGATCTTCTTAACTGGTAGTCGGGTAAGCCGAACACTCCCCTTTGCGACGCCACTCTGATCTGCAGAGAATATTTCCTTGGTTGGGCAGTCGACGTCGGCTCCGTTGAAGGGTTTTGGGCGGCTGTCGTTGAAGACTTTTTCCAGAGAGACGTGTAATATACGGTGAATTCGAGAAAGGACTTCTGGGAATAGCTCTGGAATCCACGGAAACTTTCCAAGAATGAACAGTGACTCTGGAATGGCGCCGATTGTCAAAAGTTGAACAAGTAGCCTCACTTTTTGTTCCAATGGCTCCGGAAGGTTCTTAGAGTCTTCAGTAGCTTCTGCACTGCCGGATGCCTTTTGCTCAGGTTCTACTTTCTTCATCGGCTCTCGCCTGATAGTGTTGGTTGGCGTGGGATTATCGTCATCGCCCTGAGGAAGAACACCCGCCATGAGTAAAGCATTCATCGGGCCACCTCGCGAcgccttctcttcctgctcTATTACTTTGGCTTGCTCTTCGCGGACATGCTCCATGTTTTCATCGGAGGGTGATAGATGAGGGTAGAGGTCGGTGAGTGAGATGAAGCCGACCTTGATAAGAAGCGCGGCTAGATAGAGCAGATTGGCGGGGAGCACATCGAGTTTATCCCGAAGCTCACTGTTATAGAAGAGCAACTTGAATCCCAAGAGCTGCGCAGCAACCTTATTGCCTGGAGGTGGGAGAGTCTTGGTCTCTTCTATCCATTGGCGCTCAACTTCGGTAGTCGAttcgctgctgttgccaTTGGTGAGCTTTGGTCGGTAGGAAGCCAAGTTTGATGGCTCTCTGCCACCCAGTTCGAAAAATGCTGCCAAGTGGACTTCGCGCGCTCGGGCCCAGAAAGCAGTATCTCGAGCCAGTCTCTGTTGTGCATTGagttcctcgtcttcttcagtaGTATTCCAGTAAAGATAATCTGGCTGAGCCCATGTTGGTAGGCCGCCCGTATAGACCGAAGAGCTAAGTATGAGATGCGAGCGCGGCCACCAAGAGCTGATGCGCAGAAATTTGACGAAAAATTTAAATTGTTTGATAAGAACGGCGGCAGCGACGTCAAGAGTGACGTCAAGTACTCGTCCAACGTCCAAATCGAAGGTTCCGATCAAAGCCTTTACCCTCTCAAACGTCTGCTCTGCAAGTTCGGGAGCGGGTGATGGTATACTGCTAGTAGTGAAGAGCTCAGTGACGAGCTTCGAGTAACCCTCTGTCTCTTCGCGTAGGAGGTTATAGTTTGCTTGCCGGTAGAGTAGGTTTGTCGCCTGCCTTACACCGAGCCGGGCAAATGTATCCCGGATAAGCCCGAGCTGCTGAAGCAAAGGCGCATCGAGCACTTGCCGCATCAGGGCAGGAGACACCTCGGTGGCAATCAAAAAGTCGCGAAGAGACGGGCGGTATAGATCAGGCTCATTGTCCATGACAATGGCTAGCGAGTCAAGAAGTAGCGTATGGGGGGCGACGTAGGAATCCTTATTTATCTCTGTCGCTTCATCTCCCAAGATCTCTTTGACACATTTTCCAGCATCAGTTGCATCCAGCCTGCCCTCAACAACAGCGTGAATGAATTCCTGGAACAGGCTAGACAGTTCTGTGATGTCAACATCTTCTCGTGATTGCACACCATGTTGTACGATTTCCTCTCGCCCGCGCTCTGCCCATGATCGGATCTTTTCCTCTGTGAGATTATCATAGCGATAATTGGATCTAGATGGCGTGCCGTTTTCCGATATGGACTCGGCAGAGTTATTGGTCGGCGGGAGCGGAGTGGGAGGAGGTTTCGCAAAGGcgggtggtggcggtggttgCTTAGACACAGGAGGAGAACTGGGTgctcttggagctgctggagactGTTGTGGCGTCTGCTGGGAGGAGGACGTGCTGGGTCTTCGCGCAACTTGAGGCTGATTCTGCGGATTCTGCAGATTCTGTTGGTTTTGCTGattttgctggtgctgctgataGTTGTGAGCACCCCGTATGTTGTGGCCACGCGACGAGTCCCGTCGGTTGGCGTTTCGATGCCCGCCTCGCCCTCGGCCCCGGCCTTGGTTCATGTGGTTCATGCTGTCGTCTCGTTCGTGATGCGCGATTTCGGAGTCGCCTGGGTTGTGTGGTGATGGCCTGCCTCCGTCGCCTGGTGGTCGTTCGAATCGCTTTCGCTTCGGGGGCATGACGCTCGAAGATGCAGCGAGGAATCGGCGCGTGTTATACCATCAGCGGCAGATTTCTTAGATCATCTAGAGACAGATCTAGTTGGCTTTGGAGATGGAAAGGATAAAGTGATGGCGCGGTAAGACGTGCTTGATCGAAGGTGGTCGGTCTCTGCGTTGTGGCTAATCCTGTGGTAAAATGCTGGTGAAAAATAGTTGAGTGTAGCAAGCTAGAGaaatatagcaaaaaaaaagatgcctaGGCGGCTGCCAGAACGGCCGGACAGCAATTCGGTCGGGGAAAATGGCGTTGGACCGGGTTTCCGCAGGTATAAATGATGCCTTGACTAGCCTGCGCCCCAAGGCAGGATTTTGGAGTTGAAAAGCGGCTGCGTTGCTGTATTAAAACCAGGTTTGAAGAGGCTCGCGTGAAGTCGTGAAGCTGCGCTCCAAGCGGCCGTGCACGGACCATGCGCAGCCTTGCGCCCAAAAGACACCAGCGTAGGTACAAAGCACGAGTACCTGCTGCATTTTGGCAACGTCGCGCTGAACGGCGTCACGTGGCAAGTCATTATCATGATTGCTTACGTACTTACTAAGCCAAAAGGGAAATTCGATTCGCCCCAATGTGGCTTACCCCGGCCAAGAAGGTCATGTCTGGAATTGCGCCATGCATGCTAGCATCTGAATTTCTCAACCTCCACAAATACACTTGACacaaaacttatatattttcattcatttcaataattttttttttacccttcACTTACTCTACACGGCGTTTTACACGCAGCTCAGTTGTTCTTCAGCATATTGGGCTTTGAGTTGGTGCTGAGTCCCGATTGTCTCATAGTGCTAGTTAGTCTCTTCTCC contains the following coding sequences:
- a CDS encoding uncharacterized protein (TransMembrane:1 (i531-550o)~BUSCO:EOG092D0564), which produces MPPKRKRFERPPGDGGRPSPHNPGDSEIAHHERDDSMNHMNQGRGRGRGGHRNANRRDSSRGHNIRGAHNYQQHQQNQQNQQNLQNPQNQPQVARRPSTSSSQQTPQQSPAAPRAPSSPPVSKQPPPPPAFAKPPPTPLPPTNNSAESISENGTPSRSNYRYDNLTEEKIRSWAERGREEIVQHGVQSREDVDITELSSLFQEFIHAVVEGRLDATDAGKCVKEILGDEATEINKDSYVAPHTLLLDSLAIVMDNEPDLYRPSLRDFLIATEVSPALMRQVLDAPLLQQLGLIRDTFARLGVRQATNLLYRQANYNLLREETEGYSKLVTELFTTSSIPSPAPELAEQTFERVKALIGTFDLDVGRVLDVTLDVAAAVLIKQFKFFVKFLRISSWWPRSHLILSSSVYTGGLPTWAQPDYLYWNTTEEDEELNAQQRLARDTAFWARAREVHLAAFFELGGREPSNLASYRPKLTNGNSSESTTEVERQWIEETKTLPPPGNKVAAQLLGFKLLFYNSELRDKLDVLPANLLYLAALLIKVGFISLTDLYPHLSPSDENMEHVREEQAKVIEQEEKASRGGPMNALLMAGVLPQGDDDNPTPTNTIRREPMKKVEPEQKASGSAEATEDSKNLPEPLEQKVRLLVQLLTIGAIPESLFILGKFPWIPELFPEVLSRIHRILHVSLEKVFNDSRPKPFNGADVDCPTKEIFSADQSGVAKGSVRLTRLPVKKIWRWPYPDKWDTNESQNYRFYWDEWADNIPVCQTVDDVFTLCNTFLNISGVSIGKDETLLSKLASIGNKSLSEDTSESNFARWHDLLRRLLVPALSHTKANVSVVNAVWDMLRRYPLTTRYSIYAEWFEGQISRLPAMRSAFARATAETRGTMKRVSLTNISEMAKQLAKTSYSSPGVVFRVAFEQLESYPNLIEGFVECAKYFTDLSYDVLVWSLMNSLGKSRSRTQADHALTTSKWLQALSRFSGKIFKRYSAINPIPVLQYVNDQLQRGNSTDLIILKEFITSMGGIVDSVDFTDAQVLSMAGGERLRRHTLIRGQDKRFDSVKSSKRLILALTESKLAARLLLNLAQYRQSAIYQVPEDEAHIKYLSALIDDSHQILIQYLDFIWSNLDPSAFDALVPSINELIGSYGLDTSIAFLIGRSSLSHRLYPWGQREAENTKENPQSTQREATDKEGDVPMSDESKDKSGLAASANDEQVGNDDASPGPRATTDVKYKQKLDDVSLTLTPLQPIVEVVKETVRPEVWQKMNPELYSVFWALQLGDLFCPEDMYKEEKDRLESEGQAILRDRSDMSRRGQERKNEKRQELLKQQLSLSMELKEHRQRKTKWMECLAEQFQSICPDPKIKTDSLSDILLEQCFLPRALLSPADTEYTYKFIIALHELRAPNFKLMSLYDRLFNANRLRSLIFTSSVREAEYLGRFINLILRDLSRWHKNETTEKGRHNKDQPRLGAYDKEGKGPSDRPYLGFAVSLKEDGEPDTLMEHAQFKDLLFRWHKNLNTALKSCLAGTEWMHIRNAITVLKAVLDYFPAIDFMATQFTTQLQKITKQEAAPKASADSEEGHRVDLSVAAQGAMSELQKRKSRWVMVQAFRPNAGGGSQSEVDKSASAASNLRATATDFQSQTRSPANRQSTAEREDGEVQDGKSQPGSAMQKDSLPAKPSGSMRDVSMTRDDASGLPRSSTPMAGQGGAGAFGPRNDPRSHALPDRPAHNLPTRPDVPIPSHFTQDRYTQNRGHDRREMRDSRENHRQRDGREPRENWDGRDAREGKEHRDAREPREPRSLESDRPDRSREYIDRRGNETMPRDSGPTDLPPRPRQQEREWGSRDSWANRSQDRLNDLPSQLPTAPSGPADASEPAMNPQRAALFAQDEVDRTRRGPEQDRGPRSRRPGPQDSIESINPERAALIDDRDDGTHGRDGRERGPRVQSPRRSGRYGHEHGPPSGPYEDRHGHNFQPDNRQAGRNARGRSPAGGENYRSNKGMDRDGDRAHMDKMRDAPSSGFHRSALGQEADHRPPPYQDQNYGRLNPVPTNTPDIPLGPRGRGRGASRNNQQGGPPAMSNRPDNRYGAPDAPRAPSQERHPPSGPASGRNRRGGYEHNNNVPSAPSGTPAGPHADRMRNFGGGGSGGGGAQDNPPSSQGSNTATAPGVHPDRLAQMGASSLPNAPPPPPPPPGPPPYGHGQHGHSHNRHSMSSSGNPERSGPRMSTGSLPLEPNVPTGPASGGDRPSRSGGGRRQLAGINNMLQQAQASMPNEGRPTGPRSNPPRQMLGHSDIQVLAGGDMAPPTPDRPEAQWHDSSPRGGTLNGEEASGRGEHERGRRDRDGRTDRSKRPSRRSSRERERGEGKEHSEHRERRSAGGVEGGTREDRDNRRSTRDGSSRDAAAATPSSGRESRHRNDGGAGNRGGDERSGNRANRGNQRDGTQRTEEQRREHRDDRGRKRRGDEADGALLSDREKRARR